Part of the Chitinophagales bacterium genome is shown below.
GTAGAGCACATTACCGGGAGCCTAACGGTTGATAGCACTTGTATTTTATTAAAGCCTTACTCCATCACACGCATCTCAGCAAATACAGTTCCTGCCCCCCCTTCGGCAAAGGTAGATATTGTTGCCAGCGGGCCTACTACCTTTTGCTTAGGACAAAATGTGCAGCTGGATGCAGGTCCCGGTTATGCAGCTTATCAGTGGTCAACGGGTGCAGCAGGTCCTACTATTACAGTAAGTGATTCGGGCAACTATTGGGTTCGTGTCTGGACGGCGTTAAATGGCTATGCTACCGGTGATACAATTGCAGTAAGAATTAATCCACTACCGAAAAAGCCGCACATTAATCCAAGCGGAGTCCGTGATTTTTGTGACGGTGGAAATGTGGTGCTAAGTCCAAGTTTTGATCTTAGCGGCTATAGTGTTTTATGGAATAACGGAGCTACCACTCCTTCTGTTACCATTACCATCAGCGGAAATTACTGGCAAACCATTACCGATCAAAATGGTTGTAAGATGAATTCAGATTCTGAAGTAGTAACTGTTTATGCCCTGCCGCATGCTACTATCTCACCCAAAGGTCCTGTTACTACGTGTAAAGGAACCGCCGTAACATTGGACGCAGGGGCAGGCTACAAAACATATACCTGGTCTAATGGAAAAGTGGGACAAACCAACAGTATTTCTTCAAGCGGAACGTATTCGGTTACAGTAACGAATGACCATAATTGTATTGGAAATTCAACGAATGCAGTTACCGTCTATGTAGATACCATCGCTATACCCATTTTAACCCCGAGTGGTCCCACCACCTTTTGCCAGGGTACTACTTTTTTTATAAGTGCACCTTCAGGATATAAATATCAATGGCTGAAATCGGGGATCAACATAAACGGAGCCACCAGTCAGGTTTATTATGTTACCGCCAATGGTAGCTATAAAGTAACCATAACAGATAATAATGGCTGCTTTGCCACTTCTGCTCCTGTCTCCGTTACTATTAATGGGTTGCCTGCCCCAAAGATCACGGTAGCGGGAGGCATCAGTATTTGCCAGGGTTCAAGCACTACCCTATCGGTTACTTCCACATACAATTCATACTTATGGAACACAGGCGCCACTACTCAAAGCATTCCGGTCACTACTGCTGGAAATTACTGGTGCACTATAACCAATTCAAACGGATGTGCAGGCACCACACCTGTGCAAACCATTATCGTTAATCCCTTGCCTGTACCCGTTATTTCGGCTACAGGTGCCACCTCCTTTTGCAATGGAGGGAGCGTAACGTTAGATGCAGGTTCTGGTTATAATAGTTATAATTGGTCGAATGGAAAAAATACGCAAACCATTAGTGCAACCACGACCGGAAGCTACGGCGTAACTGTTACTGATTTAAATGGCTGTTCAGGAACCGCTGTAACTCCAATAGACGTCACCGTTTGGACACCTCCGGTTCCGGTTATTACTTCCAATGGTCCTTCTACTTTTTGCCAGGGAGCCAATATTTATTTAACCACCCTATCAGGTTATCAATATCAATGGACAAAAGCAAGTGTAGCAATAAGCGGAGCAACACAGCAAACTTATTATCCTACCTCTTCAGGTACTTACAAGGTAACAATAACTGACACTCACGGTTGTTCGCAAACATCGGATGCTTCAACTATTACTGTTAACAGCAATCCGACACCTACCATAGTTTCTTCTGCGGGAAGTGGGATTTGTTCAGGTTTAAGCACTACATTAAGCTTAAACACATCTTATTCCTCTTACCAATGGTCAACAGGCGCATATACTGCATCTATAAATGTTGTCACGGCAGGAAATTATACCTGCACCGTTACAAATTCAAATGGATGCGCTGCAACCTCCCCCGTGCAGACCATTACCGTTAATTCCCTACCTGCGCCAATTATTACTGCTCAGGGGCAGGTTTCATTCTGTAATGGAGGAAGCGTAACTCTCGACGCCGGTAGCGGATATACTAAATACAGCTGGTCAAACGGAAAAGGAACACAAACAGTTAGTGTAACTACTGCAGGAAGTTATTCCGTAACCGTTACAAATCCTAACGGATGTACCGGCACATCATCGCCTGCTGTTGTTACGGTTTGGGATGTGGCTGTGCCAACGGTAAATTCCAACGGACCTACCACATTTTGCACGGGAAATTCTGTGCTGCTTTCAACGAGCTCCGCCTATTCCACTTATCAATGGCTAAAGAGCAGTGTTAATGTAAACGGGGCGACCAATAGCACTTATATAGCAACTGCATCAGGCACGTTTAAAGTAATTGGGGGAGACTCACATGGGTGTACTAAAACCTCATCAAATTCCGTAAGTGTAACCGCAAATAAACTTCCTGCTGCTACCATTTCTGTTATCGGATCGTTAAACGTTTGCAACGGAAAAACAGTTACGCTCAACGCAAAAACCGCCATTGGTTATCATTATCAATGGCAATTGAATGGGAATAACATAGCTGGTGCAACCGGAAGCAGCTATATAACAGGTATTCCGGGAAATCACACTTATATGGTAACAGACGGTAATGGGTGCTCCGCCACATCAGCCGCCAAAACTGTTACCAGTAACTGTAAAACATCAGATATCAATGAAGGGAACAATTCAGGAGCAGGTATGATAGTTTACCCCAATCCGGTTACAGACGTGCTGACCGCAAAAATTGTATTTACTAGTGAGTCCGGTGGAATGTGTACTCTGCAAATCAGGAATGTTTTGGGTGAATTAATTTTTGCTCAAGATAAACCCGTGAATAATAAAGTGCTTGTGGCAACAATTAATATAAATACTGCAATACCACAAGGTCTTTACATTATATCAGTTAAAAAGGATAAAGAGATATTCTTTACAGAATTTATCGTGGATTGACGTTCTGTTTTGGTCCTTGAATTATCTTAAAAGGCCATCAAATCACGATGGCCTTTTAGCTTTTTATGCCTTAACGTGCACCATGTATTTTTGATCAGAATTTTAAATCTATAAAAGCAATTTCCGGTATAGAAGCTATTTTATTTATTAAGAAAAACCGGAAACGCTATGTTTAAAATATTAACCCAGCCTGGTGCATAGCTTCCCCATAATTCAGATCAATTAATAAAATGCTTCATTTGCAGAAAGGCATTTTAGCATTATCATAAGCATGGCAAAAAATCAGGCAAAACCTAATTACAAATTTCGCGACTTGAAAGTATTTGGTCCCGCCGATCCTCTGGCTGAGAGTAAGCGTAAATACCAGCAGGTGCTGGAAGAATCTGATATTGTTTATATATATGCAGAGTTGTCTCTTTTTAATAAAAGGTTCGACCAGGATGAGTGGACTGTTAACGTTAGCCTGAAGGCTTTTTCTGAAGGCGGAAAAGAATTATGTGATCTAAAAGTAAGCCGTATTGTAAGGTCTGATGAAAATATTGTTTATTTCCGTGAAGGATGGGGTAGTACCGGGCCGGGAATATTTTGGAAAAAAGGGAAATATTTCTGGGAGGCCTGGGTTGACGGCGAGTTATTAGGTATCAAAACTTTTTATGTAAACAATGGAGGAAGAGTAACAGCAGAAATAAATCCCTATTTCAAAATTCAGTCATTAAAGCTTTATGAAGGTCCTAATAGTGGAATCCCCCTGGAGCAGCGCAGGTATCTGAAAAAGTTCAATAAAGATGAAACAAGATATATATGGGTGGAACTGGTCATTCAAAATTTTTATGAAGAAAAGGGCTGGCCATGCGAAATTTTTTTCGATTTCTACAATGATGCTGCACAGCTCAAAGGGCAGTGCATAGAGCTCCATTTTGCTGATACCGAAGTAAACGGTTTATACACTATTACCACCGGCTGGGGATCAGATACTAAAGGCACCTGGTATGCCGATCATTTTCTCCTGGAAGTAGTGTTTATGGATCAGATTATTAGCAAAATCCCTTTCACCGTAGCCGAAACTTTTGAAGAAGGTGTGGTAGTTGTAATAGATCAGGTTCTTTTACAGCAGACAAGTCAATCAAGTGATCACATTGAAACTGCTGAGCAGCTGGTTGAAAAGCTTGACGGGCTCATTGGACTGCAATCAATAAAAACAAAGATTCACGATTATCTGAAATTTTTGGAATTTACTAAGCTTCGTGCAGAAAAAGGGTTGCCGGATACGGAAAAATTAAATCTTCATTTCGTATTTACCGGAAATCCCGGAACAGGAAAAACTACAGTTGCCCGGCTACTGGGTACTATGTACGCCAGGATGGGTTTACTTACAAAAGGACATTTGGTAGAAGTGGATCGTGGCGATCTGGTGGCGGAATATATCGGGCAAACGGCTCCTAAGACTAAAGAAGTAATTAATCGGGCGAGGGGCGGAGTCCTTTTTATTGATGAGGCGTATGCCCTGGCACGAAAAGCAGAAGATAGCAAAGACTTTGGAAAGGAAGTGATTGAAATATTGGTAAAGGAACTAAGCGATGGTAAGGGAGATCTTGCAATAATTGTAGCAGGTTACCCTGAAGAAATGGATATATTTCTCAATTCAAACCCGGGACTGAAGTCGCGCTTTGGAAAGTTTTTCGAGTTTCCCGATTATACTCCTCAGGAACTTGCTGCAATAGCACAATATGCAGCTGCGGAACGCTCACTCTCATTTACATTTGAAGCCAGCAAATATCTATATGAAAAACTGGTAGCAGCTTATAGAAGCCGGGACCGTTCTTTTGGCAATGCACGGATGGTAATGGCTTTGATTGAAGAGGCTAAAATGAATATGGGTCTTCGCGTAATGACGCTGCAAAACCCCAAATCTCTAAGCAAAGAAATGTTTTCTACACTGGAAAGAGAGGACTTTCAAAGAATTTTTGCAATAAAGGAAAAAGTAACACCTGATATACCTGTAGATGAATTGGAATTAAAAGAAGCAATTGGTGAACTGAATTCACTTATTGGCATGGATCACATAAAAAATGAGATCAATGAAATGGTGAAGCTTGTTCGCTTCTATAGGGAAGAAAGAAAAGATGTATTAAGCAGATTTTCGCTTCACAGCGTATTTATGGGGAATCCAGGCACGGGAAAAACTACCGTAGCCCGTATCACCGCCCGCATCTATAAGGCCTTAGGGTTGCTGGAGCGGGGCCACCTTATTGAAACAGACCGACAGGGATTGGTTGCAGGGTATGTTGGTCAGACAGCTCTTAAAACTTCGGTAATAATTGATTCGGCAAAAGGAGGGGTGCTGTTTATTGATGAAGCTTACAGTCTCAGCACAGGTTCGGGGAATGATTTTGGAATGGAAGCTATTGAAACCCTGCTAAAAAAAATGGAAGATCTAAGGGACCAGCTGGTGGTGATTGTAGCGGGTTATACAGGAAACATGAATTATTTTCTCGATTCAAATCCAGGTTTAAAATCCCGGTTCGATAAGATTTTTATATTTAATGATTATTCACCTGAAGAGTTGTATGCGATTGCGCTTCTGATGCTGAGTAACGAAAATCTGACACCTGACTCGGAGGCTGCGGAGCACCTCAAAAAATATTTGCAGGTGATCTATGATAAACGGGATAAATATTTTGGAAATGCAAGAGCCGTTAGAAGAATAGTTGAAGAGACAATCAAGAATCGTGACCTAAGAGCTTCTTCCATACCTAAAGAAGAACGCACAACCGAATTGCTTTCTAAAATTATTTATGCGGATGTAGAGGAATTTAAGCTAGGTCAACAGGTATCGGATGTAAGGAAACGGATTGGTTTTAGTTTACCCGGAACAACCTGATTTGTCAATAATCGCCGATATGATTGAATTAGAAATACCAGAGACAAAACAGTTTTCTAAATTCTTATTGGCTCATTTCAGATATAACGGCAATGGAATAGCCCTACACAAAGTTTCCGACCGTAAGGCATCTTAAGTTTAAGTAAGGAAACACAGGAATTATTTCGCAGTTACCATCAACACGAGCAATCGGTGTTGCTTTTTTAAATAATCAGCTCATAAATTATCTGAATCTGTTTTAGACCTACATTTGTCAAAACGTATTTATGGTATTACTTGAAATCTGGTTTCCACAGATCCTTATAATTACTGGTGCAATTGGAGTAATTTATTCCTTTATAAAAGCCTTCGGGCCACCTAAAAAAAATCATGAACATACTGATGAGCATGCTCACCACTAAAATGAAAAACTTTCAAAATACCTATTGTTTTGGAAGAAAAAACCTAATAATCATTCTTACCTGCTAATTTATTGATAGTCCGGTTTAAAATTATTTCTTACCAGATACATAGTTCGGAGTATAATACGCCCAGGCCATACACGAAAAAAACTCTTTCAGAAATTTTGTTTTAAGAATTATGTATTAATACGTACGTTTGATTCTAACCATTTTATTGTAACCAAAAAAAACCATTCCTAAATGAAAAAATTTTACGTTTACGCGGCGGGGATAACCTTATCGTTATTTTCCTTCGCGCATAAAACCTGGGCACAGCAGCAACCCGTTCCTTTTAGCATCATTAATTCAGGAACTATTAACTTCTCAGAATTAGCACAGCAGGAATTAAA
Proteins encoded:
- a CDS encoding T9SS type A sorting domain-containing protein gives rise to the protein MRDLFLTTAFRVILACFAGSLIFPTKNISAQLITPTLGVRTPLNSDYIGYNGMNTIHSGEWWNEPNLMSHTPLLKPKTLRYPAGSPANWWDWKIGWFINRPDLPQKYKDMTQRANTLENFKKTLDSCHATTMFDLNMLTATLQDQLAMLKHAAAIGMAVKYVELGNEFYILGDNGGAGDGDSALILQYYPTADVYGDSATTWIDSIHHYFPNAKVAAQGTFNKSSNDRRTTWDSLTATTLRHEDAITYHCYYAGENPGTLTYGVYTAADIPEFMWRPFDAWDVLSHKDLPFLRQGDEAWITEYNLDDLKKPVHGSWGHALFLANYTMQFLQDWRIKIVDCHDMVGSAEHASFFESVSGFTFNTDDGYLPPPNPPATKKWGLTAGGIIMKLMGETYEKKQYVAPLLFNTGPTITFNDEANLPVTYPALFGFLFSDNASSAVIVLNLSNKPYKIYTKNIFPAGGNYDKYDSDPLNYIADDSQVEHITGSLTVDSTCILLKPYSITRISANTVPAPPSAKVDIVASGPTTFCLGQNVQLDAGPGYAAYQWSTGAAGPTITVSDSGNYWVRVWTALNGYATGDTIAVRINPLPKKPHINPSGVRDFCDGGNVVLSPSFDLSGYSVLWNNGATTPSVTITISGNYWQTITDQNGCKMNSDSEVVTVYALPHATISPKGPVTTCKGTAVTLDAGAGYKTYTWSNGKVGQTNSISSSGTYSVTVTNDHNCIGNSTNAVTVYVDTIAIPILTPSGPTTFCQGTTFFISAPSGYKYQWLKSGININGATSQVYYVTANGSYKVTITDNNGCFATSAPVSVTINGLPAPKITVAGGISICQGSSTTLSVTSTYNSYLWNTGATTQSIPVTTAGNYWCTITNSNGCAGTTPVQTIIVNPLPVPVISATGATSFCNGGSVTLDAGSGYNSYNWSNGKNTQTISATTTGSYGVTVTDLNGCSGTAVTPIDVTVWTPPVPVITSNGPSTFCQGANIYLTTLSGYQYQWTKASVAISGATQQTYYPTSSGTYKVTITDTHGCSQTSDASTITVNSNPTPTIVSSAGSGICSGLSTTLSLNTSYSSYQWSTGAYTASINVVTAGNYTCTVTNSNGCAATSPVQTITVNSLPAPIITAQGQVSFCNGGSVTLDAGSGYTKYSWSNGKGTQTVSVTTAGSYSVTVTNPNGCTGTSSPAVVTVWDVAVPTVNSNGPTTFCTGNSVLLSTSSAYSTYQWLKSSVNVNGATNSTYIATASGTFKVIGGDSHGCTKTSSNSVSVTANKLPAATISVIGSLNVCNGKTVTLNAKTAIGYHYQWQLNGNNIAGATGSSYITGIPGNHTYMVTDGNGCSATSAAKTVTSNCKTSDINEGNNSGAGMIVYPNPVTDVLTAKIVFTSESGGMCTLQIRNVLGELIFAQDKPVNNKVLVATININTAIPQGLYIISVKKDKEIFFTEFIVD
- a CDS encoding AAA family ATPase, producing MAKNQAKPNYKFRDLKVFGPADPLAESKRKYQQVLEESDIVYIYAELSLFNKRFDQDEWTVNVSLKAFSEGGKELCDLKVSRIVRSDENIVYFREGWGSTGPGIFWKKGKYFWEAWVDGELLGIKTFYVNNGGRVTAEINPYFKIQSLKLYEGPNSGIPLEQRRYLKKFNKDETRYIWVELVIQNFYEEKGWPCEIFFDFYNDAAQLKGQCIELHFADTEVNGLYTITTGWGSDTKGTWYADHFLLEVVFMDQIISKIPFTVAETFEEGVVVVIDQVLLQQTSQSSDHIETAEQLVEKLDGLIGLQSIKTKIHDYLKFLEFTKLRAEKGLPDTEKLNLHFVFTGNPGTGKTTVARLLGTMYARMGLLTKGHLVEVDRGDLVAEYIGQTAPKTKEVINRARGGVLFIDEAYALARKAEDSKDFGKEVIEILVKELSDGKGDLAIIVAGYPEEMDIFLNSNPGLKSRFGKFFEFPDYTPQELAAIAQYAAAERSLSFTFEASKYLYEKLVAAYRSRDRSFGNARMVMALIEEAKMNMGLRVMTLQNPKSLSKEMFSTLEREDFQRIFAIKEKVTPDIPVDELELKEAIGELNSLIGMDHIKNEINEMVKLVRFYREERKDVLSRFSLHSVFMGNPGTGKTTVARITARIYKALGLLERGHLIETDRQGLVAGYVGQTALKTSVIIDSAKGGVLFIDEAYSLSTGSGNDFGMEAIETLLKKMEDLRDQLVVIVAGYTGNMNYFLDSNPGLKSRFDKIFIFNDYSPEELYAIALLMLSNENLTPDSEAAEHLKKYLQVIYDKRDKYFGNARAVRRIVEETIKNRDLRASSIPKEERTTELLSKIIYADVEEFKLGQQVSDVRKRIGFSLPGTT